The sequence CCGGCGCGGTGATCCCACCGGGTGAGGACGGTGCGCTGTTCAGCTTCCTCGCCGGCGGCAAGCACAGCGTGGTCGCCGACCCGGACACCGGTATCGACTTCCTGAACGGGTTGCTTTCCGAGGCCGACGCGGTGGTGTGGTCGCGGGGCTCGTCGGTGGCCGAACACGTGCTGTGCACCCCGGCCGCCATCCGGTCGTCGCATCCGCATCTGACCGTCACCTCGATCACCCCGTTTGGGCTGCACGGCCCATGGAGCGACCGTCCCGCAACGGAATTCACCCTGCAGGCGTGGTCGGGAGGCATTGTCGGGCTGGGCCGCGGCTCCGCTGACCGCGCCCCGGTCTTCGTCGGCGGACAGGTCGGCGAGTATCTCGCCGGGGCGTACGCGAGTGCGGCGACGCTGGCGTCCCGCATGCGGGGCGGCGCCGAACTCGTCGACGTGTCGATGCTGGAAACCCAGATCCTCGGCCTCACTTACTACCCGGTGTCCTACTACGAGATGCTGGGCCGACCGTGGCGCGACGCCAGGCGGTTGACGGTGCCCGGGATCGCGCGCGCGAAAGACGGGCTGATCGACATCGGCTGCGGGACCGCCCAGCAGTGGTTCGACCTGTGCGCGATGACCGGCCACGACGACTGGATCGACGAGGAGTCCCCGCTGTCGATCACCGAGCAGGCCAACGAGAAGGCCGACGAGCTCTACACGTGGGTGCAGAGCCACACCGTCGACGACATCCGCGATCTGGCGACTGCGTTCCGAATCCCCAACGCCCCGGTGGCCAACGGTGCCAACGCCGCCGAGTTGGACCATTTCCGCGAACGCGGCTCGTTCGTGACCAACCCCCGCGACGGTTTTGTCCAGCCCTGCCCGCCGTATCGCATGCAGCCGGCCGTGCTGCGCGCACCCGCGGCCGCGCCCCGTCTCGGCGAGCACACCGCGTACTACCGTTCGCGAGAGAGAAGCCACGGTCGTGAGAAGGGCGAATTTGCGACCCCCAATGCTATTTCGGCGAGACTGCCGTTCGAGGGGCTGCGCGTGCTCGACATGACGACCTTCTGGGCCGGCCCGTCGTGCACCCACCTGCTGGCGATGTTGGGCGCCGACGTCATCCACGTCGAGTCGACCCGACGACCCGACGGCACCCGGCTGATCGCCGGAATCCCGGTCACCGAGGATCAGTGGTGGGAGAAGTCGCCGATCTTCTCGGGGCTCAACACCAACAAGCGGGGCGTGACGATCGATCTGCAGAGCACCGCCGGGCGCGAGCTGCTCAACCGCTTCATCGCCACCGCGGACGTGATCGTCGAGAACTTCACCCCCCGGGTGCTCGACCAGATCGGGCTGGACTTCGCTGCGGTGCAAGCCGTTCGGTCCGACGTCGTAATGCTGCGCATGCCCGGCTTCGGGCTGGACGGCCCGTGGCGGGACAACCCGGCATTCGCCTACGTCATCGAAGCGGCGTCGGGCATCAGCTGGCTGACCGGATACCCCGACCGCAACCCGTACGAGCCGTACTCGGTGGGCGACCCCAACGCCGGCATCCACGCGCTCAACGCGCTGGCGCTGGCGCTGGAACACCGTCGCCGCACTGGGCAGGGCGTGCTGGTGGAGGCCGCGATGGTCGACGCCGCGCTCAACGTCGCGGCCGAACAGGTCATCGAGTACTCCGCGTACGGGGCCCTGCTGCAGCGCGACGGCAACCGCGGCCCGACCGCCGCGCCGCAGAACCTCTACCGCACCAACGAGATCGACGAGTTCGGCCGCGAGGACTGCTGGGTCGCGGTTGCGGTGGCCGACGACCGGCAGTGGGCCGGCCTCCGCGCAGCGCTCGGCCACCCCGAATGGGCGTCGCACCAGGACCTCGACACCGCGGCCGGCCGTCGTGCCCGCCACGACACCATCGACGAGCATCTCGCGGCGTGGTGTTCCCAACGCACCGGCGACGACATCGTCGAAACCCTCTGGGGCCACGGCGTTCCGGTGGCCAAGGTGATGCAACCGCATCGCCAGACCGAACTGCCCCAACTGGCAGCCCGCGGCTTCTTCGAGGACGTCGGGCATCCGGTCAACGCCCGAACCCCGCACAGCACCCTGCCGTTCAAGCTGTCGCGTGGACCCGAGCGGGTCCACGTGCAACCCGCCCCGCTGCTCGGACAGCACAACCACGAGCTGCTGTCCGAACTCGGGCTGAGCGACCAGGAGATCGCCGACCTGCAGGCCGGCGGCGTCATTGGCGACGCCCCGGCGATGGGCCCGAGCAAGGCCAAGGCGTGACGGGATAACCTCAGACGTGGCCATCGATCCGTCCGACATCCTGCTCACCGGGCGCGTCGCCGTGGTGACCGGCGGGGGAGAAGGTATCGGCAGGGGCATCGCCGAAGGGCTCGCGGCCTTCGGGGCGTCGGTGGCGCTCTGGGAACGCAACCCCGACACGTGCGCCGCCGCCGCCGAAAGCATCGCCGGCGCGCTCGGCGTCGTCACCGACGTGCGCGACAGCGACCAGGTCGACGCCGCGCTGGCCCGCACCGAGAACGAACTCGGCGAGGTGTCGATCCTCGTCAACAACGCCGGCGGCACGTTCCACTCCCCGCTGCTGGACACCACGGAGAACGGCTGGGATGCGCTGTACAAGAGCAACCTGCGCCACGTCCTGTTGTGTACGCAGCGGATCGCGCGCCGTCTGGTCGACGCGCGACGGCCCGGCAGCATCATCAACGTGACGTCGATCGAGGGCGTGCGCGCGGCGCCGGGCTACGCCGCCTACGCCGCCGCC comes from Mycolicibacterium pulveris and encodes:
- a CDS encoding CaiB/BaiF CoA-transferase family protein gives rise to the protein MAAPDPPLNGYVVVDLSTGIAGAYCTKLLADGGAQVIKVEPAEGDWLRRWSASGAVIPPGEDGALFSFLAGGKHSVVADPDTGIDFLNGLLSEADAVVWSRGSSVAEHVLCTPAAIRSSHPHLTVTSITPFGLHGPWSDRPATEFTLQAWSGGIVGLGRGSADRAPVFVGGQVGEYLAGAYASAATLASRMRGGAELVDVSMLETQILGLTYYPVSYYEMLGRPWRDARRLTVPGIARAKDGLIDIGCGTAQQWFDLCAMTGHDDWIDEESPLSITEQANEKADELYTWVQSHTVDDIRDLATAFRIPNAPVANGANAAELDHFRERGSFVTNPRDGFVQPCPPYRMQPAVLRAPAAAPRLGEHTAYYRSRERSHGREKGEFATPNAISARLPFEGLRVLDMTTFWAGPSCTHLLAMLGADVIHVESTRRPDGTRLIAGIPVTEDQWWEKSPIFSGLNTNKRGVTIDLQSTAGRELLNRFIATADVIVENFTPRVLDQIGLDFAAVQAVRSDVVMLRMPGFGLDGPWRDNPAFAYVIEAASGISWLTGYPDRNPYEPYSVGDPNAGIHALNALALALEHRRRTGQGVLVEAAMVDAALNVAAEQVIEYSAYGALLQRDGNRGPTAAPQNLYRTNEIDEFGREDCWVAVAVADDRQWAGLRAALGHPEWASHQDLDTAAGRRARHDTIDEHLAAWCSQRTGDDIVETLWGHGVPVAKVMQPHRQTELPQLAARGFFEDVGHPVNARTPHSTLPFKLSRGPERVHVQPAPLLGQHNHELLSELGLSDQEIADLQAGGVIGDAPAMGPSKAKA
- a CDS encoding SDR family NAD(P)-dependent oxidoreductase — encoded protein: MAIDPSDILLTGRVAVVTGGGEGIGRGIAEGLAAFGASVALWERNPDTCAAAAESIAGALGVVTDVRDSDQVDAALARTENELGEVSILVNNAGGTFHSPLLDTTENGWDALYKSNLRHVLLCTQRIARRLVDARRPGSIINVTSIEGVRAAPGYAAYAAAKAGVINYTQTAAFELSPHNIRVNAIAPDLTLTEGLMQMSGGTLQADHAPGIPMGRPGHVDEIAGAAVFLASQMASYITGQTIHVDGGTHAAGGWYHHPRTGRPTLGPPAQ